The following proteins come from a genomic window of Malus domestica chromosome 02, GDT2T_hap1:
- the LOC103407454 gene encoding zinc finger protein ZAT1-like, producing MALIVDQQSSFKHFCKICKKGFGCGRALGGHMRAHGIGDEGHIDDDDPPSDWEDKLGGNVPSTNKCMYALRKNPNRLKSCRVCENCGKEFLSWKSFLEHGKCSSSVDAESLVSSPGSDGEDGNGGRRRGCGWSKRKRSFRAKVGNFSPHCPSNEEEDLANCLMMLSNATVDPMEVEPEESCASASKEEERRNPMNIMSPMSRGLTIDNNKLKGVANKALFECKACKKVFNSHQALGGHRASHKKVKGCFAARLDHLEDSMADDDVITHEEFFPNKSNSTLQFDHGSNTPSAYTSKRKSKVHECSICHRIFSSGQALGGHKRCHWITSNSTTNTYTLAKFHEFQESLEQQMMNQKPMFDASDPLDLKLDLNLPAPMDENGVGRRERPNPSSLDVSTNFFLQPWIGTKEEDNPQHHSHHQNDNDNINNNGYNHNNNNNNNSSDVSMQNAVDEADSKAKLAKLSELKDITNSGGSSPWLQVGIGSTTDVGADP from the coding sequence atgGCTTTGATTGTCGACCAGCAATCAAGCTTCAAACATTTCTGTAAAATTTGCAAGAAAGGTTTTGGGTGTGGTAGAGCGTTAGGAGGGCACATGAGGGCACATGGAATAGGGGATGAAGGTCACATCGACGACGATGATCCTCCTAGTGATTGGGAGGATAAACTTGGCGGCAATGTACCCTCCACCAACAAGTGCATGTATGCCCTAAGAAAAAACCCAAATCGCCTCAAAAGCTGCCGGGTTTGTGAGAATTGTGGCAAAGAATTCTTGTCCTGGAAATCCTTCCTTGAACATGGGAAATGTAGTAGCTCTGTAGATGCAGAGTCCCTTGTGTCCTCGCCAGGCTCTGATGGGGAGGATGGGAATGGTGGCCGCCGGCGAGGATGTGGGTGGTCAAAAAGGAAGAGATCATTTAGAGCCAAAGTGGGAAATTTCAGTCCACATTGCCCATCAAATGAGGAAGAAGACCTTGCCAATTGCTTAATGATGTTGTCTAATGCCACGGTGGATCCAATGGAGGTAGAACCAGAAGAGTCTTGTGCTTCGGCTAGCAAAGAGGAGGAACGAAGAAACCCTATGAACATAATGAGTCCTATGTCACGTGGGTTGACAATTGACAACAATAAGTTGAAAGGGGTCGCTAATAAAGCCTTGTTCGAATGTAAAGCATGCAAGAAAGTGTTCAATTCCCACCAAGCATTGGGCGGTCATAGGGCTAGCCACAAGAAAGTTAAAGGGTGCTTTGCCGCCAGGCTTGATCACCTCGAAGATAGTATGGCTGATGATGATGTCATCACACATGAAGAGTTCTTTCCCAATaaatccaattcaaccctacaATTCGATCATGGGTCTAATACTCCATCAGCTTATACCTCGAAGAGAAAATCGAAGGTGCATGAATGTTCAATATGTCATCGTATATTCTCATCAGGGCAGGCATTGGGTGGGCACAAGAGGTGTCATTGGATCACGTCCAACTCCACGACAAACACGTATACTCTAGCCAAGTTCCATGAATTTCAAGAGAGTTTGGAGCAACAAATGATGAACCAAAAGCCTATGTTTGATGCTTCGGATCCACTTGATCTGAAGCTTGATCTTAACCTACCGGCTCCAATGGATGAGAATGGAGTAGGTAGAAGAGAGCGTCCTAATCCATCAAGCTTGGATGTCtctacaaatttctttttacaGCCATGGATTGGGACAAAGGAGGAGGACAATCCTCAACACCACTCACACCACCAAAACGACAATGACAACATTAACAACAACGGCTATAATCAtaataacaacaacaataataacaGCAGTGATGTGTCAATGCAGAATGCGGTTGATGAAGCAGACAGTAAGGCAAAGTTAGCAAAGCTAAGTGAACTAAAGGATATTACCAACAGTGGGGGCTCCTCACCATGGTTGCAGGTGGGGATTGGTTCAACAACTGATGTTGGAGCTGACCCATAA